A region of the Yarrowia lipolytica chromosome 1C, complete sequence genome:
ACGATTCAGGTGTGCAGTCGTAAAAGTGAGCAAGTGTATATATTGTGCAAGTGTATATATTGTGCAAGTGTATATATTGTGCAAGTGTATGTATTGTGCAAgtgtatgtattgtacacTGTAGCTATAAACAATCTCAGTGTATTCGGCGGAAAAAATAGTAATTACACACACTTCACGGTTGACCTGGTTCTCAGAGTGAGGTTGCGGATACAGACTGGAAATGCTTGGCTATGAGATATATTGATTAGTCGATGAGTTTTGTTAATatttgttcttgtacacGGCCTGAGGAAATTCACTGACTGGGTGGAGTGGTGGATTAAGTGTTAGTGTCAACTAGATGGTAGGTATTGTTACGAGTTGCCCAGTGACATGTTTATCTGAAATTCaaggaaaaaggaaaaagtCAATATAGTTAAACATTCAAAGATGTTCAGCTAGTACTTAGGTGAAGGGGACAACTCTTCCAAAACATCAATATCGCACCTGACAAAGCATATATGATCGATGAGCCGATAGATGTGCATTCGAAGAACTATTGGTGCTTATCTTGGCACTTTGGTGGGTCTCTTCGTCTAGAAATCATAAACCTAGCCTCTTAGTCATCAAGACGACATACCGCAGGACAATCAGACCTTCGTCTTACACATCGTACCGCCAGACGCGCACATCCCGTACCACCACTATGTTTCTGCCTTGCTCTCGCACACGACATCCCAGATCAAATCATAATGttactgtatatacaaGTTTTATCCTCCTCAGTTGTCTCCTGCCTGAGCACTCTGTTGTACTCAGATCTCGACAAGTAAGGGCTCATAGCAAACTTTCCGCCCCTACTCATCTTCCCTGTAGTGTCTCTGTTGGCTTTCCTAGTCAGAAGCGTCGGTAGACTCGTGTGCAGCGTACTTTGACGAGGCGTTCTGGATCATCTGGGTATCGCCAGGAGTGATGCCCTTGTCTCGGAAAATTTGGCCGATCTTGAGGTTGGCGGtgaagtacttgttgacGCACCGGTCGATGCACACGGACTCGCCCTTGTTGATTTCGCCCTCTCCGTACTCGGCGGGGATGCATTTGGATCGACAGGTGTTCATCAGCGAGTCGAACAGAGCCGTCAGCGACTCCATTTCCAACTCCGCCATCTGCATTCGAGCAGGATCCACCTCCTGTGAGTTCATACCCATCGAGTAGAGAGACAttttgtgttgttgtgttgGGTTGCAAACGGAGCTTTCCTCTGGGGAAACCAGTCGCCGAAGATATTTCAAAACCTAATGTGAGGTGGAGCtacactacttgtagctggaTGGTGGACTCCAAGAGCGCCGGTAAGGAGGGtattggaggaggtttgGAGGAATGAAAAGGACGTTTATGGAAATAAACACACGTGAGAAGTTGATTAACGCATTAAAAAATCCACTTTTTCCCCTGTTAATACTTCGTTTGAAGGACTCCTCCACGCCTCTGATTGCTTGTTAGactacaccaacaatgGGGTGTCGTACTTATAGGGTTTACACGACCATTAGACCACCCCACCCAGAAGTCGAAGCGACCCATTCTGTCACCTCACAATACTCCTACACCACTGGTATTGTTCAGTTACTGTGCTCGTATGACTACCACCTTTACAAGTGGAACAAGTGAAAATACCACCCCGTGATCCCAATAAGTACTTACAGCACAACCACAGAGCTAGACAAGCTACCATGGCCGCCTT
Encoded here:
- a CDS encoding uncharacterized protein (Compare to YALI0C21780g, similar to Saccharomyces cerevisiae MRS5 (YBR091C); ancestral locus Anc_3.334, weakly similar to uniprot|P87108 Saccharomyces cerevisiae YHR005ca Mitochondrial import inner membrane translocase subunit TIM10 (Mitochondrial intermembrane protein MRS11)), which gives rise to MSLYSMGMNSQEVDPARMQMAELEMESLTALFDSLMNTCRSKCIPAEYGEGEINKGESVCIDRCVNKYFTANLKIGQIFRDKGITPGDTQMIQNASSKYAAHESTDASD